A single genomic interval of Coturnix japonica isolate 7356 chromosome 14, Coturnix japonica 2.1, whole genome shotgun sequence harbors:
- the PRR35 gene encoding proline-rich protein 35, which yields MSKDDVGCKLTSVYKHKERKPKKPHYIPRPWGKPYNYKCFQCPFTCMEKSHLYNHMKYSLCKNSLSLLIESDWPYKKGNLLHPELRLLHATEATRLRGRQDEPETCDSSATSGGSGRIKQPPGRGGHEEKSASGVEILPAEGAGEEGSPFQEEEEDVAGLLRQMDAGEKKEKNEEAGCQGDPAEPEVNTLVFGFKNKREKPCKEVEPDFIITDVFSLKNHVMKSREMASPDLEAKPKHCKVPKKCLASGGILMEQWKLVANGQRRSTPEVSPPCTDSNIIPCYPPPAYSDYHEPQGLNLSLLGINYPLNPNLFSYLSPTMASSATTHPHLAQLPFLASTAQLMHPHASHFQPLQSPERSAFLPRFYYPLLFEHTFSSAEGKMSSSKPEAQQLVGSVMPTPPQAKTPSEPSKPGLLKVPVLKTSFPWPKGGREEPALELSHGHILGQEEDKWLPQEKESNPDLGLNNLRKKPTTDIFQNLGGMKDATFAPSSIQKAELTAVTCLETSSPTGNNLKRKLPSNDLDLIGSEMLMPGKVSYQSSGLRASTGHIPRALDHWHMDVLAGWSEEPERGKDPEALPCAGAAPEHSLCKQSREQEPSATMTDSEAATVLIGDLSKTLEEYQEVEKKLSDLAKEDTPGQKELRDQLVKIRRELYHIHQALEKASKPHEGPLDLSVKRPSEGLEKCPQTKKETCSVGLGMEKLHGKDQGALNKCSAPAEAGDEEGLPSCLLEAENKTIDLLIKMSHSENLRASSEPHLGAVIKAEVLPLAMPLELRHVMEPYYSRTTKCEADSSVLLCSDGRSSTTQGPPLPVTAEDGPLGCRAMQRSLSCSLPSETDTVCVHSPLHADP from the exons ATGTCCAAGGACGACGTGGGCTGCAAGCTGACCTCTGTCTACAAACACAAGGAGAGGAAGCCAAAAAAGCCCCACTACATCCCGAGGCCATGGGGCAAACCCTACAACTACAAGTGTTTCCAGTGCCCCTTCACGTGCATGGAGAAATCCCACCTCTACAACCACATGAAGTACAGCCTGTGCAAGaactccctctctctcctcatCGAGTCTGACTGGCCCTACAAGAAGGGCAACCTGCTTCACCCAGAGCTGCGGCTCCTCCATGCCACCGAGGCCACGCGGCTGCGCGGGCGGCAGGACGAGCCAGAGACCTGCGACTCCTCGGCCACATCGGGAGGGTCAGGAAGAATTAAGCAGCCCCCAGGCAGGGGTGGCCATGAGGAGAAGTCGGCATCAGGAGTGGAGATCCTGCCTGCTGAAGGGGCTGGGGAAGAAGGCAGCCCATtccaagaggaggaggaggatgtggCTGGCCTCTTGAGGCAGATGGATGCgggggaaaagaaggagaaaaatgaagaggcAGGTTGCCAAGGTGATCCAGCTGAACCAGAAGTGAACACTTTGGTCTTTGGCTTCAAGAACAAGAGAGAGAAGCCTTGCAAGGAGGTGGAGCCTGACTTTATCATCACTGATGTCTTCTCCCTCAAGAACCATGTcatgaagagcagagaaatggCCTCCCCGGACCTAGAAGCTAAGCCAAAGCATTGCAAAGTGCCAAAGAAATGCCTGGCCAGTGGTGGGATACTCATGGAGCAGTGGAAACTGGTGGCAAATGGGCAAAGGAGGAGCACACCTGAGGTCTCCCCACCTTGTACCGACAGCAACATCATCCCATGCTACCCACCTCCAGCCTACAGTGACTACCACGAACCTCAGGGCCTCAACCTCTCACTGCTGGGCATCAACTATCCCCTGAACCCCAACCTATTCTCCTACCTGAGCCCCACCATGGCCAGCAGCGCGACAACACACCCGCACTTGGCTCAGCTGCCATTCCTGGCCTCCACGGCCCAGCTGATGCACCCACATGCTTCCCATTTCCAGCCCCTGCAGAGCCCCGAGCgctctgccttcctgcctcGCTTCTACTACCCTTTGCTCTTTGAGCAcaccttcagctctgcagaaggcaaGATGTCCTCCAGCAAGCCGGAGGCCCAGCAGCTGGTGGGCTCGGTCATGCCCACCCCTCCCCAAGCCAAGACTCCCAGTGAGCCATCCAAACCAGGGCTGCTGAAGGTACCGGTGCTGAAAACAAGCTTTCCTTGGCCCAAAGGTGGTAGAGAAGAGCCAGCCCTTGAGCTCAGCCATGGACACATACTGGGGCAGGAAGAAGACAAATGGCTGCCCCAAGAGAAGGAGAGCAACCCGGACCTGGGACTCAACAACCTGCGCAAAAAGCCAACCACCGACATCTTCCAAAACCTGGGGGGGATGAAGGATGCCACTTTTGcccccagcagcatccagaaggcagagctgacagcagtgaCCTGCCTGGAGACCAGCAGTCCCACAGGCAACAACCTGAAGAGGAAGCTCCCTTCCAATGATCTGGATTTGATAGGATCTGAAATGCTGATGCCTGGAAAAGTCAGCTATCAGAGCAG tgGTTTGAGGGCCAGCACCGGCCACATCCCCAGGGCTCTGGATCACTGGCACATGGATGTCCTGGCAGGCTGGTCTGAGGAACCTGAGAGGGGCAAAGACCCTGAAGCCCTGCCCTGTGCAGGTGCTGCCCCTGAGCACAGCctctgcaagcagagcagagagcaagaACCTTCTGCCACCATGACAGACTCTGAGGCTGCAACGGTGCTTATTGGGGACCTCTCCAAAACCTTGGAGGAGTACCAGGAGGTGGAGAAGAAACTGTCTGACCTGGCAAAGGAGGACACTCCCGGGCAGAAAGAGCTGAGGGATCAACTAGTCAAAATCCGAAGGGAGCTCTACCACATCCACCAGGCATTGGAGAAAGCCTCCAAACCCCACGAGGGGCCCCTGGACCTCTCGGTGAAGAGACCCTCTGAGGGCCTGGAGAAGTGCCCGCAGACCAAGAAGGAAACATGCAGTGTAGGCCTGGGGATGGAGAAGCTCCATGGCAAAGACCAAGGAGCCCTCAACAAATGTTCAGCCCCAGCTGAGGCTGGAGATGAGGAGGGGCTGCCAAGCTGCCTCCTggaggctgaaaacaaaaccatcgACCTGCTGATCAAGATGAGCCACTCGGAAAACCTCCGGGCATCCTCTGAGCCCCACCTGGGTGCGGTGATCAAGGCGGAGGTGCTGCCCCTCGCCATGCCGCTGGAGCTACGGCACGTCATGGAGCCCTACTACAGCCGCACCACCAAGTGCGAGGCGGACTCCAGcgtcctgctgtgctctgatggCAGATCCAGCACCACCCAGGGCCCTCCGCTCCCCGTCACTGCTGAGGATGGGCCGCTGGGATGCCGGGCCATGCAGCGCTCCCTGTCCTGCAGCCTTCCCAGTGAGACAGACACGGTGTGTGTCC